In uncultured Acidilobus sp. JCHS, the sequence TGTATCGACGCGCTCGCCCTTGACCGTCATCTTTACAGTCCTGTGGTCAAACCTCAAGTTGGCAGTGATTGTGCCTGCGCCTAGGTTCACCTCCTCCCCTATCACGCTGTCCCCAACGTAATTGAAGTGAGGGGCCCTCGCACCCTCCATCAGGACCGACGCCTTAACCTCAACGGCATACCCTACCTTAGAGCCCCTGAGGAGAACAGTCTCAGGCCTTATGTGAGAGAGGGGGCCGACCTTGACGCCAGGCCCTATGTAAGCAGGCCCCTCGATGACCGTATAGGGCCCTACCTCAGCGCCTTCCTCTACGATAACGGGCCCCGTCATGACGGCTGTGCTGTGCACCTCGCCCTTAACGCTGGACCCTCTGCTCTTTACTTCATCCCTTAACGCCATTCTGTTGGCTACCAGGTACTCCCACGGCCTTCCAACGTCAAGCCAGTCGTGGAGGCCTATCCTTACCACGTTAACGTCAGCGTTTGTCGCGAGCTCGTTGAGGGCGTCAGTTACTTCGAACTCCCCCCTCGGCGATGGGGTTAGCTTTTCCAGGTACTCTAGGAAGTCGTAGTCAACAGAAAGGGCGCCTGAGTAGACCAGATTGGACTTAACCTGCTCCTTTGGGGGCTTCTCAACAACCCTTACTAGTTTGTCATCCTTGAAGGACACCACGCCATAGTTCCAGGGCTCCAGGGCCTCAGCGGTCAGAACTGCATAGGG encodes:
- a CDS encoding Nucleoside-diphosphate-sugar pyrophosphorylase involved in lipopolysaccharide biosynthesis/translation initiation factor 2B, gamma/epsilon subunits (eIF-2Bgamma/eIF-2Bepsilon) — translated: MKLVLLAAGKGVRLQPLTDTRPKPVLPILGEPMICRHVRELAQRVSIEELIVVVSYMKEKVQEALSTCFKGKATLVDQGSEMGTGDAIRAALRAGGPGKYLIVYSDLYLSGRAYEVISTMKPYAVLTAEALEPWNYGVVSFKDDKLVRVVEKPPKEQVKSNLVYSGALSVDYDFLEYLEKLTPSPRGEFEVTDALNELATNADVNVVRIGLHDWLDVGRPWEYLVANRMALRDEVKSRGSSVKGEVHSTAVMTGPVIVEEGAEVGPYTVIEGPAYIGPGVKVGPLSHIRPETVLLRGSKVGYAVEVKASVLMEGARAPHFNYVGDSVIGEEVNLGAGTITANLRFDHRTVKMTVKGERVDTGLNKLGAIMGGYSQTGINVSLMPGVKVGAYAIIYPGCVVTRDVDKGEIYKCV